One window of the Lipingzhangella halophila genome contains the following:
- a CDS encoding TetR/AcrR family transcriptional regulator, which yields MTENTAPTEVDPTGSTGTPERTGRRLRADAQRNIDSLLEAAKTVFNTSGVDAPAKEIADLAGVGVGTLYRHFPKRSDLIVAVFQRGVDACADTAPALAAEHEPGAAFEKWIHRYTEFLATKRGLAKALHSGDPAFDELPGYFMQQLGPALGSLLDAATANGEVRSDISPEDLLRTVAHLCHPAADEGPEYSQRMIAVLIDGLRYGADTGQPRA from the coding sequence GTGACGGAGAACACGGCGCCGACCGAAGTCGACCCGACCGGCTCGACGGGCACACCCGAACGCACTGGGCGTCGGCTGCGCGCCGACGCGCAACGCAACATCGACTCCCTGCTTGAGGCAGCCAAGACCGTCTTCAACACGTCAGGCGTGGATGCGCCCGCGAAGGAGATCGCTGATCTGGCCGGCGTCGGAGTCGGAACGCTGTACCGGCACTTCCCGAAGCGCTCGGACCTGATCGTGGCCGTGTTTCAGCGCGGGGTGGACGCCTGCGCCGACACGGCCCCCGCCCTGGCCGCGGAACACGAGCCGGGAGCCGCATTCGAGAAGTGGATCCACCGCTACACCGAGTTCCTCGCGACCAAACGAGGACTCGCCAAAGCGCTTCACTCGGGCGATCCGGCGTTCGACGAACTGCCCGGCTACTTCATGCAACAACTCGGACCCGCCCTCGGGTCACTACTCGACGCCGCGACAGCCAACGGCGAGGTCCGCTCCGACATCAGCCCCGAGGACCTCCTGCGTACCGTCGCCCATCTGTGCCATCCCGCGGCTGACGAGGGACCCGAGTACAGCCAACGCATGATCGCCGTCCTCATCGACGGACTACGCTACGGCGCCGATACGGGCCAGCCCCGCGCCTGA
- a CDS encoding aldo/keto reductase produces MHCRALGQTGIKVSPYALGALMFGTSIGNPDHDDSIKIIHKVLDAGMNLIDTADAYFQGASEEAVGKALKGRRDSVVATKFSLPMGFEPPPPTRQ; encoded by the coding sequence ATGCATTGCCGCGCGCTGGGTCAGACCGGTATCAAGGTCAGCCCTTACGCGCTCGGCGCACTGATGTTCGGCACGTCCATCGGCAACCCCGACCACGACGACTCGATCAAGATCATCCACAAGGTACTGGACGCGGGGATGAACCTCATCGACACCGCCGACGCGTACTTCCAGGGCGCGTCCGAAGAGGCTGTGGGCAAGGCGCTCAAAGGGCGTCGCGACAGCGTCGTCGCGACCAAGTTCAGTCTCCCGATGGGTTTCGAGCCTCCGCCGCCGACCCGCCAGTGA
- a CDS encoding Re/Si-specific NAD(P)(+) transhydrogenase subunit alpha, producing the protein MLIGIPRESKPGETLVAATAKTATQLQKLGYDVVVESGSGEAAEQTDAVFGAADVRVGSAEDVWAADIVVKVNAPNDDEISRLHKGATLVSMMAPARNPELVGKLADARVTGLAMDAVPRISRAQSMDVLSSMANVAGYRAVVEAAHEFGRQFTGQVTAAGKIPPARVFVVGAGVAGLAAIGAASAMGAVVRAFDVRPEVAEQVESMGAEFVTVDMRSEVSSDGYAGEMTEDQERATAAMYDEEARNADIVITTALIPGRPAPELIRAETVAGMGNGSVIVDMAAANGGNCDLTRADEKVVTDNQVTILGYTDLAGRLAAQTSQLYGTNIVNLFRLLTPEKDGQLTLDFDDVVQRGITVSNDGESMWPPPPVEVSAAPKQRTATEPAEAPKAKPEKPRDPKRKWYAAGLAAALFAPAAAFSPTEFLGHLTVFVLAVFVGYYVISNVAHALHTPLMSETNAISGIILIGGILQVGRDNLLVTALASLAVLIASINIFGGFLVTHRMLAMFRKG; encoded by the coding sequence GTGCTGATCGGCATCCCGCGCGAGTCCAAACCCGGCGAGACCCTGGTCGCCGCGACCGCCAAAACCGCCACGCAGTTGCAGAAGCTGGGCTATGACGTGGTCGTCGAGTCCGGAAGCGGCGAAGCCGCGGAGCAGACCGACGCCGTCTTCGGTGCCGCCGATGTGCGCGTCGGCAGTGCCGAGGACGTCTGGGCCGCCGACATCGTCGTCAAGGTCAACGCCCCGAACGACGACGAGATCAGCCGGCTCCACAAGGGCGCGACACTCGTGTCGATGATGGCTCCCGCCCGCAACCCCGAACTGGTCGGCAAGCTCGCCGACGCCAGAGTGACCGGGCTGGCGATGGACGCGGTGCCGCGGATCTCCCGCGCGCAGTCGATGGACGTGCTGTCGTCGATGGCCAACGTCGCGGGCTACCGGGCGGTGGTCGAGGCGGCGCACGAATTCGGTCGTCAGTTCACCGGTCAGGTGACCGCGGCCGGCAAGATCCCGCCGGCACGCGTGTTCGTGGTCGGCGCCGGGGTCGCCGGGCTGGCCGCGATCGGCGCCGCGAGCGCGATGGGCGCGGTCGTCCGGGCTTTCGACGTACGCCCCGAGGTGGCGGAGCAGGTCGAGTCGATGGGCGCGGAGTTCGTCACCGTCGATATGCGGTCGGAGGTCTCCTCCGACGGCTATGCCGGGGAGATGACCGAGGACCAGGAACGCGCGACCGCCGCGATGTACGACGAGGAGGCCCGCAACGCCGACATCGTCATCACCACGGCGCTGATCCCTGGTCGTCCGGCGCCGGAACTGATCCGCGCCGAGACCGTCGCCGGCATGGGCAACGGCAGCGTCATCGTCGACATGGCCGCCGCCAACGGCGGCAACTGCGACCTCACCCGGGCCGACGAAAAGGTCGTGACCGACAACCAGGTCACCATCCTCGGCTACACCGACCTCGCCGGCCGGCTCGCCGCGCAGACCAGCCAGCTCTACGGCACCAACATCGTCAACCTGTTCAGGCTGCTCACCCCGGAGAAGGACGGGCAACTCACCCTCGACTTCGACGACGTCGTCCAACGCGGCATCACCGTCAGCAACGACGGCGAGAGTATGTGGCCGCCGCCCCCGGTGGAGGTGTCCGCGGCACCCAAGCAGCGCACCGCGACCGAGCCGGCCGAGGCACCGAAAGCGAAACCGGAGAAGCCCAGGGACCCCAAGCGCAAGTGGTACGCCGCCGGTCTGGCCGCGGCGTTGTTCGCGCCGGCGGCGGCGTTCTCCCCCACCGAGTTCCTCGGGCACCTCACGGTGTTCGTGCTGGCCGTCTTTGTGGGCTACTACGTCATCTCCAACGTCGCCCACGCGCTCCACACGCCACTGATGTCGGAGACCAACGCCATCTCCGGGATCATCCTGATCGGCGGGATCCTGCAGGTCGGCAGGGACAACCTGCTGGTTACAGCCCTGGCTTCGCTCGCGGTTCTGATCGCCAGCATCAACATCTTCGGCGGGTTCCTGGTGACGCACCGCATGCTCGCAATGTTCCGGAAGGGCTGA
- the pntB gene encoding Re/Si-specific NAD(P)(+) transhydrogenase subunit beta, with protein MTDVLHSTELNGLIQGAYIIAAVCFVAALSGLSKHETARAGNIAGMTGMAIALLATFALAAREAERSIPVTLAVIVGTMAVGAAIGAWRARTVEMTGMPQLIALLNSFVGLAAVLVGYNSYLEHGHAGTIHDAEVFLGVFIGAATFTGSIVANLKLSARMRSAPLVLPARHLLNLLILIVSAGLLGWFMSNAWQVSGHDLGLGIIPLAGMTVLALFLGFHLVAAIGGGDMPVVVSMFNSYSGWAAAAAGFLLGNNLLIITGALVGASGAILSYIMCTAMNRSFISVIAGGFGADPVPSGGDGEQGEHREVLADEAAEVLTGADSVVITPGYGMAVAQAQYPIAELTAKLRAKGVDVRFGIHPVAGRLPGHMNVLLAEAKVPYDIVLDLDEINDDLGETDVVLVIGSNDTVNPAAAEDPGSPIAGMPVLEVWNATEVIVFKRSMATGYAGVQNPLFFRDNTRMLFGDAKGKVEDILHHLTA; from the coding sequence ATGACCGACGTCCTCCACTCCACCGAGCTCAATGGGCTCATCCAGGGCGCCTACATCATCGCCGCCGTCTGCTTCGTCGCCGCTCTTTCGGGGCTCAGTAAGCACGAGACCGCGAGGGCCGGGAACATCGCCGGGATGACCGGCATGGCCATCGCGCTGTTGGCGACGTTCGCGCTTGCGGCCCGCGAGGCCGAGCGGTCCATCCCCGTCACGCTCGCGGTCATCGTCGGCACGATGGCTGTCGGCGCCGCGATCGGCGCCTGGCGGGCGCGCACGGTCGAGATGACCGGCATGCCGCAGCTGATCGCGCTGCTGAACTCCTTTGTGGGGCTCGCCGCCGTGCTGGTGGGATACAACTCCTACCTGGAGCACGGCCACGCCGGCACGATCCACGACGCCGAGGTGTTCCTCGGGGTCTTCATCGGTGCTGCCACCTTCACCGGGTCGATCGTCGCCAACCTCAAGCTCAGCGCGAGGATGAGGTCCGCGCCGCTGGTGCTGCCCGCACGGCACCTGCTCAACCTGCTGATCCTCATCGTTTCGGCCGGTCTGCTCGGCTGGTTCATGAGCAACGCCTGGCAGGTGTCCGGGCACGACCTCGGACTCGGGATCATCCCGTTGGCCGGGATGACAGTGCTCGCCCTGTTCCTCGGCTTCCACCTCGTGGCGGCGATCGGCGGCGGCGACATGCCCGTCGTGGTGTCGATGTTCAACTCCTACTCGGGCTGGGCGGCCGCGGCCGCCGGCTTCCTGCTCGGCAACAACCTGCTCATCATCACCGGCGCGCTCGTCGGTGCCTCCGGTGCGATCCTCAGCTACATCATGTGCACGGCGATGAACCGCTCGTTCATCTCGGTTATCGCCGGCGGCTTCGGTGCCGACCCGGTGCCGTCGGGCGGCGACGGGGAGCAGGGCGAGCACCGCGAGGTGCTGGCCGACGAGGCGGCAGAGGTGCTCACGGGGGCCGACTCCGTGGTGATCACACCGGGCTACGGCATGGCGGTCGCCCAGGCGCAGTACCCCATCGCCGAGCTCACCGCCAAACTCCGCGCGAAGGGTGTCGACGTGCGCTTCGGCATCCACCCGGTCGCCGGCCGTCTCCCCGGCCACATGAACGTCCTCCTGGCCGAGGCGAAGGTGCCCTACGACATCGTCCTCGACCTGGACGAGATCAACGACGACCTCGGCGAGACGGACGTCGTGCTCGTCATCGGATCCAACGACACGGTCAACCCGGCCGCCGCAGAGGATCCGGGCAGCCCGATCGCCGGCATGCCTGTCCTGGAGGTATGGAACGCCACCGAGGTCATCGTCTTCAAGCGATCCATGGCCACCGGGTACGCCGGCGTCCAGAACCCGCTGTTCTTCCGCGACAACACCCGCATGCTCTTCGGTGACGCCAAGGGGAAGGTGGAGGACATCCTCCACCACCTCACCGCCTGA
- a CDS encoding DUF3320 domain-containing protein: protein MNDTDARTREWLGKQRDELINMSRRNQLLYFKHNKTASLEVVDPAPVEILNRLDRSGAAGQLSFYLPPSEDSEASDSTPAPKPNELVIADKDANQIGRALRLLERKANQEFLNKGLWVLYLGLGMLEWRESSDNDEPAVSPLLLLPVTVARDSLRESFRLRRTEDDPVVNPALAVKLEGDFDLTLPGVGAFEENGLDGFLREVEELVQGREGWSVTHRTVLSTFTFQKEGMYRDLLDNEEKLAANPMIQVLALGTEAPSAGSFDFEPVAEDHLEEAAPPEDLVSIRDADATQRRCVLAARDGHSFVMDGPPGSGKSQTITNTIAELMHAGKSVLFVSEKAAALEVVHNRLKDAHLDEFALQLHSHDATRKAVAAELGRSLRSRPTANGAFTAQQRTDLERRRQALSGYAQAMNEVRHPLGRSLHQVLGTVATLQSFPQAPVPTGFGRSLRAEKLSAIRDTADTLGRAWDPVLRGDGFLWRDLKDATLSASRKSEVERDLAAAESALDSLHYLVMSIEEEFGLGWDGSPADGRRLLDLLVLLNERTAVPSAWLSTGTLDTLRQRSAELSEATRRFWTEDTELRERAGAGADDLQGRGAPDHNAAMAALRQARPPLDPDGDATAGTLREMVRFLRDSSDRLDTIAGDAGHVAAGFGLAEGGFSIDRAAELADLGALVDTPTRPEPQWLNPAAQPALEEAHRVLGELHREFLERRDDLRDVFTGDVLELDLRSLRTRFAEVHRGLGKLRSAYREDKRTLAPYTVSGKVDRRVRERLGDAAAWQELADRLTTAESHHVDTLGTHYYQRGSADFDRIATAIQVARDAVRLAGGGAGEAFTRQLARGESPDPDLVLVARRLGTAVTSWLDEARRILGPATDQLRTIPIAEVRSWCENTAERLEVLGETVEHVSETTGDPVTLAFSRDVLERASNVERLRASVEGTFDDDASRFGERFAGVRTDWAAVDHALAWAELVRTALGGPAGPRAAEALAATDTSPDELRQCLTAWDKASARITGQFTESRAEAVAAELDGAFNDVRALLRTLRNTVGDIEVWASYAQATAWLANQGLEPVVGFCAEQRIAAEDVRPIIERAVLEAWADDVLRSDAERLGALRAADRDALVAEFRDLDRQQVESAAARVINACTARRPTSAAGAAGVIQREAEKKRRHMPVRDLLEKSSGVVRALKPCFMMSPLSVSQYLPPTMRFDVVIFDEASQVRPSDAVNCVYRGNQLIVAGDQRQLPPTSFFAAIGDAGDDTYDEEQIDEFDSVLDLCKAGALRSLPLLWHYRSRHESLITYSNYNFYDGRLLTFPGASEEGADVGVELIKVDGVYRRGGTKDNPVEARKVIERVLHHRRHHPDLTLGVVTFSSSQEDAIERELELRSAEYPELAGLRTEDRIGGFFVKNLENVQGDERDVIIFSVGYGPDEHGRFTLQIPHLSGSKSERRLNVAITRAKSRVEIVTSVHAGDFPNPVRSNGLRHLKGYLDFAERGTSALAAATVEHGSEPESPFEEEVLGALRSWGYNAEPQVGVAGYRIDIGVTHPERPGTFALGVECDGAMYHSSKVARDRDRLRQSILEGLGWNIHRIWGTAWYRDRAGQEARLRAAVEEAVAGTFDERAATAPAAEPSVVVQREEADLDADPRWTEPYRTAEIDGVDTSFGMHEPEARDVLRTLIARAVRSEGPVHEERVLRAVRTAWGAGRAGSRIRSAFDQAVRDLVQGGHLEREDHSFLSTPSNVLATVRVPTDDPDSRREAKHVPPRELRLAITRIVGEAHAITPEDVSVRVARLFGWQRRGTDVRAALDDAIKALTDSGELALVGGHLEHAPN, encoded by the coding sequence TTGAACGACACGGACGCGCGGACTCGCGAATGGCTGGGGAAACAGCGCGACGAACTCATCAACATGTCGCGCAGGAACCAGCTCCTGTACTTCAAGCACAACAAGACAGCTTCCCTTGAGGTTGTCGATCCCGCGCCGGTAGAGATCCTGAACCGGCTCGACCGCAGCGGCGCTGCCGGCCAGCTCAGCTTCTATCTCCCGCCGTCCGAGGACTCCGAGGCCAGCGACAGCACCCCCGCACCCAAGCCCAACGAGCTGGTCATCGCGGACAAGGACGCGAACCAGATCGGGCGGGCACTTCGGCTGCTCGAACGCAAGGCGAACCAGGAGTTCCTCAACAAGGGGTTGTGGGTGCTCTACCTGGGCCTGGGAATGCTGGAGTGGCGCGAGTCCTCCGACAACGACGAGCCCGCGGTCAGCCCTCTTCTCCTGCTCCCCGTGACAGTCGCCCGCGACAGTCTCCGCGAGTCGTTCCGGCTGCGGCGCACCGAGGACGACCCGGTGGTCAACCCCGCCCTGGCCGTGAAACTTGAGGGCGACTTCGACCTCACGCTGCCGGGCGTGGGCGCCTTCGAGGAGAACGGGCTCGACGGGTTCCTCCGCGAGGTCGAGGAACTCGTCCAGGGCCGGGAAGGGTGGTCGGTCACCCACCGCACTGTCCTGTCCACATTCACCTTCCAGAAGGAGGGAATGTACCGCGACCTGCTCGACAACGAGGAGAAGCTGGCCGCCAACCCCATGATCCAGGTGCTCGCCCTGGGCACGGAGGCGCCCAGCGCCGGATCGTTCGACTTCGAGCCCGTCGCTGAGGACCATCTGGAGGAGGCGGCGCCGCCCGAGGATCTCGTCAGCATCCGGGACGCCGACGCCACCCAGCGCAGATGCGTCCTCGCCGCGCGGGACGGGCACAGCTTCGTCATGGACGGCCCGCCGGGCAGCGGGAAGAGCCAGACGATCACCAACACCATCGCCGAGCTGATGCACGCGGGAAAGTCCGTTCTGTTCGTCAGTGAGAAGGCGGCGGCCCTTGAGGTCGTCCACAACCGGCTCAAGGACGCCCACCTCGACGAGTTCGCACTCCAGCTACACAGCCACGACGCCACCCGCAAGGCGGTGGCGGCCGAACTGGGCCGCTCCCTCCGCTCGCGGCCCACCGCCAACGGGGCGTTCACCGCGCAGCAGCGCACCGACCTGGAGCGGCGGCGCCAGGCGCTGTCCGGCTACGCGCAGGCGATGAACGAGGTACGCCACCCCCTCGGCCGCTCGCTGCACCAGGTCCTCGGCACTGTCGCGACCCTGCAGTCCTTCCCGCAGGCGCCGGTCCCGACCGGCTTCGGTCGCTCGTTGCGGGCGGAGAAGCTTTCCGCGATCCGCGACACCGCGGACACGCTCGGCCGCGCCTGGGATCCGGTGCTACGCGGGGACGGCTTCCTGTGGCGGGACCTCAAGGACGCGACGCTGTCCGCGTCCCGCAAGAGTGAGGTGGAACGCGACCTCGCCGCCGCCGAGTCCGCGCTCGACTCCCTGCACTATCTCGTCATGTCCATCGAAGAGGAGTTCGGCCTGGGCTGGGACGGCAGCCCGGCAGACGGGCGCCGCCTCCTCGACCTGCTGGTGCTGCTCAACGAACGTACGGCCGTCCCGAGCGCCTGGCTGAGCACCGGCACGCTCGACACGCTCCGGCAACGGTCCGCGGAGCTGTCGGAGGCGACCCGGCGGTTCTGGACCGAGGACACCGAGTTGCGTGAGCGAGCCGGTGCGGGCGCGGACGACCTCCAAGGGCGAGGCGCGCCGGACCACAACGCCGCCATGGCGGCCCTGCGCCAGGCGCGGCCACCACTGGATCCGGACGGCGACGCCACAGCCGGCACGCTCCGCGAGATGGTGCGCTTCCTGCGCGACAGCTCCGACCGTCTCGACACGATCGCCGGGGACGCGGGGCACGTGGCGGCCGGCTTCGGGCTGGCGGAGGGCGGATTCAGCATCGACCGCGCCGCTGAGCTGGCCGACCTGGGCGCCCTGGTCGACACCCCGACCCGGCCCGAACCGCAATGGCTCAACCCAGCGGCGCAGCCCGCCCTGGAGGAGGCCCACCGGGTGCTCGGTGAACTGCACCGCGAGTTCCTCGAACGCCGGGACGACCTGCGCGATGTGTTCACCGGCGACGTGCTGGAACTCGACCTGCGCTCACTGCGCACCCGGTTCGCCGAGGTCCATCGGGGACTGGGCAAGCTCCGCTCCGCCTACCGGGAGGACAAGCGCACCCTGGCGCCGTACACCGTCTCCGGGAAGGTGGACCGGCGGGTGCGCGAGCGGCTGGGCGACGCCGCCGCCTGGCAAGAGCTCGCCGACCGCCTCACCACCGCCGAGTCACACCACGTGGATACCCTCGGCACGCACTACTACCAGCGTGGTTCGGCCGACTTCGACCGGATCGCCACCGCGATCCAGGTCGCCCGGGACGCGGTGCGGCTCGCCGGGGGCGGCGCGGGAGAGGCGTTCACCCGGCAGCTCGCCCGGGGCGAGTCGCCTGACCCGGACCTGGTGCTGGTGGCCCGCCGGCTGGGGACGGCGGTCACCTCCTGGCTCGACGAGGCGCGCCGGATCCTCGGCCCCGCCACTGACCAGCTTCGCACCATACCGATCGCCGAGGTGCGCTCGTGGTGCGAGAACACCGCCGAGAGGCTTGAGGTCCTCGGCGAGACGGTCGAGCACGTCTCCGAGACCACTGGCGATCCGGTGACGCTCGCGTTCTCGCGGGACGTACTGGAACGAGCGTCGAACGTGGAACGCCTGCGCGCATCGGTGGAAGGGACGTTCGACGACGACGCGTCGCGGTTCGGCGAGCGCTTCGCCGGGGTGCGCACGGACTGGGCCGCGGTGGACCACGCGCTGGCGTGGGCGGAGCTGGTGCGGACCGCCCTTGGGGGCCCCGCCGGCCCCCGTGCCGCTGAAGCGCTCGCGGCGACCGACACCTCGCCCGACGAGCTTCGCCAGTGCCTCACCGCATGGGATAAGGCCAGCGCGCGGATCACCGGGCAGTTCACGGAGTCGAGAGCGGAGGCCGTCGCCGCGGAGCTGGACGGAGCCTTCAACGACGTGCGGGCGCTGCTGCGCACGCTGCGGAACACCGTCGGCGACATCGAGGTGTGGGCGTCCTACGCGCAAGCGACGGCGTGGCTGGCGAACCAAGGGCTCGAACCCGTCGTGGGCTTCTGCGCCGAGCAACGGATCGCTGCCGAGGACGTGCGGCCGATCATCGAGCGCGCCGTACTGGAGGCGTGGGCCGACGACGTGCTGCGGTCGGACGCCGAGCGCCTGGGAGCACTGCGCGCGGCCGACCGGGACGCCCTCGTGGCGGAGTTCCGCGACCTCGACAGGCAGCAGGTCGAATCCGCCGCCGCCCGTGTGATCAACGCCTGCACGGCCCGCCGTCCGACCTCCGCCGCCGGTGCCGCCGGGGTCATCCAGCGGGAGGCGGAGAAGAAACGGCGGCACATGCCGGTCCGGGACCTGCTGGAGAAGTCCAGTGGTGTGGTGCGGGCGCTCAAACCGTGCTTCATGATGAGCCCCCTGTCGGTCTCCCAGTACCTGCCCCCGACGATGCGCTTCGACGTGGTGATCTTCGACGAAGCGTCCCAGGTGCGGCCCTCCGACGCGGTGAACTGCGTCTACCGGGGAAACCAGCTGATCGTCGCCGGGGACCAACGGCAGCTCCCGCCCACGAGCTTCTTCGCCGCCATCGGCGACGCGGGGGACGACACCTACGACGAGGAGCAGATCGACGAGTTCGATTCGGTGCTCGACCTGTGCAAGGCGGGCGCGCTGCGGTCGCTCCCGTTGCTCTGGCACTACCGCAGCCGGCACGAGTCGCTCATCACCTACTCCAACTACAACTTCTACGACGGCCGGCTGCTGACCTTCCCCGGCGCGAGCGAGGAGGGGGCCGATGTCGGCGTCGAGCTGATCAAGGTCGACGGCGTGTACCGCCGCGGCGGCACCAAGGACAACCCAGTCGAGGCGCGGAAGGTGATCGAGCGGGTACTCCACCACCGGCGCCACCACCCCGACCTGACACTCGGCGTGGTGACCTTCTCCAGCTCCCAGGAGGACGCGATCGAGCGGGAGCTCGAACTGCGTTCGGCGGAGTATCCCGAGCTCGCCGGGCTGCGCACCGAGGACCGGATCGGCGGGTTCTTCGTCAAGAACCTGGAGAACGTGCAGGGCGACGAGCGCGACGTGATCATCTTCAGTGTCGGCTACGGCCCGGACGAGCACGGCAGGTTCACGCTGCAGATCCCGCACCTGAGCGGGTCGAAGAGCGAACGGCGCCTCAACGTCGCCATCACGCGCGCGAAGAGCCGGGTGGAGATCGTGACGTCCGTGCACGCCGGAGACTTCCCGAACCCGGTGAGATCCAACGGGCTGCGGCACCTGAAGGGCTACCTCGACTTCGCCGAACGCGGCACCTCCGCTCTCGCCGCCGCTACCGTCGAGCACGGCAGCGAGCCGGAGAGCCCGTTCGAGGAGGAGGTGCTGGGGGCGCTGCGGTCGTGGGGGTACAACGCTGAGCCCCAGGTCGGCGTCGCCGGATACCGCATCGACATTGGGGTGACCCATCCCGAACGGCCGGGGACGTTCGCCCTCGGTGTGGAGTGCGACGGCGCGATGTACCACTCGTCGAAGGTCGCCCGCGACCGCGACCGGCTGCGGCAAAGCATCCTCGAAGGGCTGGGCTGGAACATCCACCGGATCTGGGGCACCGCCTGGTACCGGGACCGGGCGGGCCAGGAGGCGCGCCTGCGCGCCGCCGTGGAGGAGGCGGTCGCCGGCACTTTCGACGAGCGCGCCGCGACGGCTCCGGCGGCGGAGCCGTCGGTGGTGGTGCAGCGGGAGGAGGCCGACCTCGACGCCGATCCCCGGTGGACCGAGCCGTACCGGACCGCCGAAATCGACGGCGTGGACACGAGCTTCGGCATGCACGAGCCCGAGGCGCGAGACGTGCTGCGCACGCTGATCGCGCGGGCGGTGCGGTCGGAGGGGCCGGTGCACGAGGAGCGCGTGCTGCGGGCCGTACGGACCGCCTGGGGCGCCGGCCGCGCCGGCTCGCGGATCCGGAGCGCGTTCGACCAGGCCGTGCGCGACCTCGTCCAGGGGGGTCACCTGGAGCGGGAGGACCACAGCTTCCTCAGCACGCCCTCGAACGTGCTGGCCACCGTGCGGGTCCCCACGGACGATCCGGACTCCCGGCGGGAGGCCAAGCATGTCCCACCGCGTGAGCTGCGGCTCGCCATCACCCGGATTGTCGGGGAGGCGCACGCCATCACGCCCGAGGACGTGTCCGTGCGTGTCGCCCGGCTGTTCGGATGGCAACGCCGCGGCACCGACGTCCGAGCAGCGCTGGACGACGCGATCAAGGCTCTCACCGACTCCGGGGAACTGGCGTTGGTCGGCGGTCACCTGGAACACGCCCCGAACTGA
- a CDS encoding DUF397 domain-containing protein has protein sequence MTMDTWRKSSYSGPENPNCVECRADNDRVLVRDTGNREHGHLSFSPAEWRVFLAEVRQGTL, from the coding sequence ATGACCATGGACACCTGGCGCAAGAGCAGCTACAGCGGCCCCGAGAACCCCAACTGCGTTGAGTGCCGCGCCGACAACGACCGGGTGTTGGTGCGCGACACCGGGAACCGGGAGCACGGGCACCTGAGCTTTTCCCCGGCTGAGTGGCGGGTGTTCCTCGCGGAGGTGCGGCAAGGGACGCTGTAG
- a CDS encoding helix-turn-helix domain-containing protein encodes MTSEHWKRWGAELRRQRKKAGQSQSTIANAMNVARPTLGAFELGTRTPSREHAVAADEALSAGGALLHLWDEISDFKEIPEDWRNFEKIEMQATEIREYHSTLIPGLLQSPEYTRAMLRNTDAWADDQIERLVTARTARLDNLGQAALSFVVDEVVLRRSHGSWDTLRAQLAHIRKLIDERRIRIRVLPQETLSHPGPGGSFRIMTLRDGRIVGHEEYRSGVNVVTGPPVNRLVTVFGNLQGEALSTPASIELVDAIMKEL; translated from the coding sequence ATGACGAGCGAACACTGGAAGCGCTGGGGAGCCGAACTGCGACGCCAGCGCAAAAAGGCAGGTCAGTCTCAATCCACCATCGCCAATGCGATGAATGTCGCCCGCCCGACTCTTGGGGCCTTCGAGCTCGGAACACGAACTCCAAGCAGGGAACACGCTGTAGCAGCCGACGAGGCACTCTCAGCCGGTGGGGCTTTGCTCCACCTTTGGGACGAGATCAGCGATTTTAAGGAGATTCCAGAGGACTGGCGCAACTTCGAGAAAATTGAGATGCAAGCTACGGAGATCCGCGAGTACCACTCCACGCTGATCCCAGGGTTGCTCCAGAGTCCGGAATACACTCGGGCGATGCTCCGGAACACGGACGCATGGGCTGATGACCAGATTGAACGGCTGGTAACCGCGCGTACTGCGCGCCTGGACAACCTCGGTCAGGCCGCTCTGAGCTTCGTGGTGGACGAGGTAGTCCTGCGGCGTAGCCACGGCTCGTGGGATACATTGCGCGCGCAGCTTGCCCACATTCGGAAGCTGATCGACGAACGCCGAATTCGGATACGAGTGCTTCCTCAGGAAACGCTCTCGCACCCTGGCCCTGGGGGGTCCTTCCGGATCATGACGCTCCGAGATGGGCGGATCGTCGGCCACGAGGAGTACCGATCGGGAGTGAACGTCGTAACCGGCCCCCCGGTGAACCGGTTGGTGACGGTATTCGGCAACCTGCAAGGTGAGGCCCTCTCCACCCCCGCTTCGATCGAACTTGTCGACGCGATTATGAAGGAACTATGA